Sequence from the Arvicola amphibius chromosome 3, mArvAmp1.2, whole genome shotgun sequence genome:
atttacagcaagccgacagctaacatcatattaaatggagagaaactcaaggccatcccactaaattcaggaacgtgacaaggctgtccactctctccttatctcttcaatatagtacttgaagttctagtaatagcaataagacaaaacaaggggatcaaggggattcgaattggaaaggaagaagttaaactttcattatttgcagatgatatgatagtgtacataagcgacccgaaaaactccaccaaagaactcctacagctgataaactcctttagtatcgtggcaggttacaagatcaactccaaaaaatcagtcgccctcctatatacaaaggataaggaagcagagaaagaaatcagagaagcttcacctttcatgatagccacaaatagcataaaatatcttggggtaactctaaccaaggaagtgaaagacctatttgacaagaactttaagcctttgaagaaagaaattgaagaggataccagaaaatggaaggatctcccttgctcttggattgggaggatcaacatagtaaaaatggcaatactaccaaaggcaatctatagatttaatgcaatccccttaaagattccatcaaaattcttcacagatcttgagaggacaataatcaactttatatggaaaaacaagaaacccaggatagccaaaacaatcttatacaataaaggaacttctggaggcattaccatccctgacttcaaactctattacagagctacagtattgaaaacagcttggtattggcataaaaatagagaagtcgaccaatggaatcgaatagaagacccagatcttaacccacaaacctatgaacacttgatttttgataaaggagctaaaagaacacaatggaagaaagaaagcatcttcaacaaatggtgctggcataactggatgtcaacctgtagaagaatgaaagtagatccgtgtctatcaccatgcacaaaactcaagtccaaatggattaaagacctcaatatcaatctgaacacactgaacctgttagaggagaaagtgggaagtactctacaacatttgggcacaggagaccgcttcctacatatagccccagcagcacagacattaagggcaacattgaataattgggacctcctgaagctgagcagcttctgtaaagcaaaggacactgtcactaagacaaaaaggcagcctactgactgggaaaagatcttcaccaaccccacaacagacaaaggtctgatctccaaaatatataaggaactcaagagactagactttaaaatgctaatgaacccaattaaaaaatggggcactgaactcaacagagaattctcaacagaagaagttcgaatggccaaaagacacttaagggcatgctcaacctccttagcaatcagggaaatgcaaatcaaaacaacgttaagataccatcttacacctgtcagtatggctaaaatcaaaaacaccaatgatagcctttgctggagaggatgtggagtaaggggtacactcatccattgctggtgggaatgcaaacttgtgcaaccgctttggaaagcagtgtggaggtttctcaggaaatttgggatccacctatcccaggacccagcaatcactctattgggaatttacccaagagatgcccaatcatattacaaaagcatctgttcaactatgtttatagcagcattatttgtaatagccagaacctggaaacaacctagatgcccttcagtggaagaatggttgaagaaagtgtggaatatatacatgctagaatactactcagcggtaaaaaacaatgacatcttgaattttgcatgcaaatggagggaaatagaaaacaccatcctgagtgaggtaacccaggcccaaaaaaatgaacatgggatgtactcactcataattgggttctagccataaataaaggacatcgagcctataatttgtaaaaatcctagagaagctatataagaaggtgaacccaaagaaaaacatacagttatcctcctggatattggaagtagacaagattgccagacaaaaaatgggaacataggggtggggtgggatggggggaggggggatggggcgagaaaagtgtgaagtggaggatgggaagagcttgggggaataggatggttgggatataggaagggtggatatggcaacaaggaattatatatcttacttgagggagccattctagggttggcagaggcttgactctagaggggttcccaggtgtccaggaagacgcccctagctaggtccttgggcagctgaggagagggtgccagaaatgtccagatcctattgccatactcatgaatatcttgtatatcaccatagaaccttcacctggcattggatggagaaaatgacagagccccacataggagcaccggactgagctcccaaggtcccgatgaggagcaaaaggagggagatcatgagcaaggaagtcaggaccgtgaggagtgcgtttacccattgagacggtgagacagatctaacgggagaccaccaagtccagttggaatggaactgatggaacaggggaccaaaccgggctctctgaatgtggctgacggtggaggaggactgagaaaccaaggacaacggcaatgaatgtgaactctacagcatggatgggctcactgtgagccttaaccttcaactggcgatggatggagatagagacagagccccacattggagtaccggactgagctcccaaagttctgatgaggagcagaaggagagagatcatgagaaagaaagtcagaaccatgagggatgcgttcacccactgagacggcaggacataactaatgggagaccaccaagtccacttagaatgggactgatggaacatgagaccaaatcggactctctgagcgtGGATGATGGTGGatgctgaccgagaagccaaggacaatggcgatgggcttggtctctatgacatggacgggctctgtgtgagccttgtcagtttggttgctcaccttcctggacctggagagagttgggaggaccttggactcaacatagtgtagagaaccctcaagagggagggagtgggggtgtgggtggaggggaggggagggaagggggaggaggaggggaggagatggcaatttttaataaaaaataaataaactggaaaaaaacccaTTGTTTTCTTGGCACCTAATAGTGCTCTTTCATTTATTAGTTTTTGAACTCAGTTCAAATCTTAATTGTGGATTACCTACACCAATACTTTGCTTTTGATAATTTTCTGTATAGCGAAACATACGATATTTTGTTCAACTATAGGGTAACATACAAACTTATAACACATAGAAGGTTGGCATGACTGTGTTTCACCTTTTGTGCGTCAAATTAGGAATTGATTCACAATCATTAACCTATTGTCTAACATATATGTTAGATTATAACGACAGGGTACTTATGTTTCACAAAAccttaaatatttactttcttatttttggtCAATAAAACTAAATCTGACCATTACTGATTTAATGTACCCTTATTTTCAagcttaataaaattattttatgtttctgtttatatagtttggagaaaaaaatcgTGCTATATATTCCAGGTTTTCTCTGAAACTGTTGTAATATACCAATAACCTTCACCTTGAACTTCTTTTGCTTCAGCCTTGCTACTGCGACAGCTAGAGGTATGTGTGACCACAAAGGACAAGACAGGATATAAATAAGTTGAGCCAAATGAAATGAACTAATGATGGGACAGTGATATCTTCAAAAGCCCCTTAGCAGTGACCAGATGACTTAATCTTACATGCTTTGGGAACAAATGTAAATCTAAGAGAGAAGTTAGATTTCCAGCACACAAggcattcttcttcttcttcttcttcttcttcttcttcttcttcttcttcttcttcttcttcttcttcttcttcttcttcttcttctccttctccttctccttctccttctccttctccttcttcttcttcttcttcttacaaattttcatctccccctccccctattcccctttcccttccctctctagtccaaagagtagtcaaggttccctgccctgtgggaagtccaaggttctcccccctccatctaggtctaggaaggtgagcatccaaagagactggttcccacaaagccagtacatacagtagaatcaaaacccagtgccattgtccttggcttctcagtcagccctccttgtcagccacgttcagagagtccagtttgatcacatgctccattttTCTTATACAATTCACTTAAGATTTGAAATAGATGTATAAATAAACCTCACTTGAACAATCATTTCCAGAGCATTCCTCATCTCTGATGCTTGATATTTGTGGAAATGGACAATTTATAACTGTAATCTCTCTCATATCACACAAAATTTTCTGAAATCAGTAATATATAATTCAGAAagattcattatttgtttttttatttacatacatgcacaactCATATTTTCAACTCATGATATATTAATCTAGACATAATTACTTTCTAAATTCAAGAGCACTGGTGATTGTGGCTGATATTTCACTATTTTTTCAAGTATaattattgtttttcaaaaataattcctTATCTTTTCacttaattacaaaaataatcagataaaataacaatactttaaccattcttattttacataaatgAATATGAGAAACAGAGACTTTAGTAAGTTAAGTTGTCTAACTACTCAGTCATTGTTTGCACTATGATGAGTGTAAACATCATTGTTATATTTAAAGTCTAAGTAGTTTTCTTGCTTtgaatatttcaatatttattataaatatttagctGGGTTATGTAGTTGTTTAATTGAGAATGGCCCTCACATGATCATATGTTTGAAAGTTTGGTTCACATTTAGTGGAAATATTCAGAAAGGATTATAAGGTGTGGTCTTGATGAAGAAGGTATGGTCTTAGTGGAGACCATTTGTTATGGGGTGTGGGTTTGGAGTTTTCCAAAATCCAATCCATGCCCCATCTTGCCTACAACTTGTTGATCAGATGTGATCTAGTAAATATCACTGCAGACCTATGCTCACCTGTTAAATGTTCCTTAGCATGTTTCTTACAAACTAATCAATACTCTGAAGCTGTAATGAGCCCCCactgaaatgctttcctttataaattgcTTCGATCATGATTTTGCACCTCAAAAGTAGCAACCCTAACTGGCCAGTGAAACATAGTACACAGTTATTTTAGAGAGTGGGAGTGCTGATGAAAATAGAGTTGTTACTCAAGAGCAGGAGTGATTTCATGGGGTTTGGTCCAGTTCATTGAAAATAAACGAAGGAAGAAACAAGTTCAAAAAAAGGTATGGCTAAATCTCAGGAAAGATGATGCATTACAAATATTTCCACATTTTTGAAAAGTTTGAGTAAAGCACAAAGCAAGTTTGAATGGCAGGCATCCTGTGGGATATTACTGTTAAaaattcacaaacaaaacaaaaagtaaccaAAGCAAAAGATTTTCCTTGGAGATGAAGGTCAGTAAGAGATGGGAATTCAAAATTGGCTTAAGTACAGAAGGTGTATCAATCCCTATGAGAAGGCCATACCTAATTCTCTTCAGACATAAAGATATATCATGGTCTAGCATGCAGATGAAACCACCTCAAACAATTTTTTATAATTGGCAGCTGTGCTCTaggaagagactgaggaagattTTACTGTAGGTGAACGGGCAAGTGTAGTACAGAAATAAAGTACATAAAGTTTTCTGGTGTTTAATCCAATGGCAAGAATGAACCTAAGAaaagctgtttgtttttaatctaatgCTTCAGGCAATTAAGGATTCACACTATACTTTATGAGcagtatttcagaaaaaaattccaagaaatGTAAGATATTGATTAAGTGACTAAGATTCTTAGAATGCAAGAAACACTGAGTCTTCTGGCTTAATATCATCCTTTGGGATAGCAAGGGTAGGTGAAAAACACTATTTTCTCTCTTAAGTATgagaaagtaaattttaaaatatttcattttttgagattatgacacaataacattattttctcttccattcaAAATCTCCCATATAACCCCCATTCTCTTTTTCAAGTACATTGcccatatatgtgcatgcaagtatattataaatatataagcacCACCTGATAAGTCTACATGTTATTTGTAAATATGTTCTGAAATTTATGCTAATGTATGTCTTTTATGTAATTCCTTTTTTGGAACATACTTGAAACTGAAGCAAGTCATATATAATTTACAAATTGTTTTAAACACTTTATTCACATGAGATATCCAAAGTAAAGCAAATTCAAATAGAATTTCCCACCATATAGTCTTGCGATTATATGTTTGGGTAAACATAGCAGACATAAAGTAAGAAGACATTTGTAAGATATAATCTGTTCAGAACCAAGTCTTTAAGAaatcattattaaatattattaacatGCTGATGACTGGGTCTTCAGAAGTTAACCATATTTTGAACTGAATCATTTTACTCTTTGTTCAGCATCTCTTGACTTTATCTCCCATCACAAACAGGTGAGTGATTTTCAGGcacatgtaccacatgcatgagAGAACAAATACTTGTATATTCTCCGTGGCACATTATTTTAACTGTTTCCTTTTTATCTCCACAGATTCTCTTAGAGAAAAATGGCTCTGAAAAATGGCTCTGTGGTAACAGAATTTGTTCTCTTGGGTTTAACAGACAACCCTGACTTGCAAATACCCCTGTTCTTAGTTTTTCTAGTAATGTATTTGATAACTGTCCTGGGAAATTTGACTTTAATCCTTTTAACTGTGCTGAACTCTCACCTTCATAcccccatgtactttttcctctttAACTTATCTTTTATAGACCTCTGTTATTCTTCCGTTGTTACACccaaaatgctaatgaactttGTACTAAAGAAGAATATTATCGGTTTTGCAGGATGTATGACTCAACtctacttcttttgtttttttgtcatcTCTGAATGTTACGTCCTCACAGcaatggcctatgatcgctatgtGGCTATTTGCAATCCACTCATGTATAATGTTGCCATGTCCCCAAAGGTCTGTTCCTATCTTATGCTTGGTTCATATTTGATGGGGATTTTTGGTGCCATGATCCACACTGGATGCATCCTGAGACTGACCTTCTGTGCTGGAAACATCATCAACCACTACTTCTGTGACCTCCTGCCTTTGATGAAGCTCTCCTGCACCAGCACCTATGTCAATGAGATAGAGATTTTCATTATAGGGGGAAAAGATATCATTGTACCTGGCATTGTTGTCTTTATATCTTATGGATTCATTCTTTATAGTATCCTCCAAATAAAGTCTACTACAGGAAGGTCCAAAGCCTTCAATACCTGCAGTTCCCACATAATTGCTGTTTCCTTATTTTATGGATCAAATGCATTTATGTACCTAAAACCCTCCTCAGTTGGATCTTTGAATGAAGGAAAAGTATCATCTGTCTTCTATACCATTGTGGTTCCCATGATGAATCCTTTAATCTACAGTTTGAGAAACAAAGATGTTATAGTTGCCCTGAGAAAAACTTTGAACAGAAGAAAGATCTGATAAGAAACTATCTTTGTACCAACAGTCAGAATTCCAAGACATTCAAGGTATAGCCCTGCtttattatcttatat
This genomic interval carries:
- the LOC119809627 gene encoding olfactory receptor 8B3-like — protein: MALKNGSVVTEFVLLGLTDNPDLQIPLFLVFLVMYLITVLGNLTLILLTVLNSHLHTPMYFFLFNLSFIDLCYSSVVTPKMLMNFVLKKNIIGFAGCMTQLYFFCFFVISECYVLTAMAYDRYVAICNPLMYNVAMSPKVCSYLMLGSYLMGIFGAMIHTGCILRLTFCAGNIINHYFCDLLPLMKLSCTSTYVNEIEIFIIGGKDIIVPGIVVFISYGFILYSILQIKSTTGRSKAFNTCSSHIIAVSLFYGSNAFMYLKPSSVGSLNEGKVSSVFYTIVVPMMNPLIYSLRNKDVIVALRKTLNRRKI